One window of Arvicola amphibius chromosome 6, mArvAmp1.2, whole genome shotgun sequence genomic DNA carries:
- the Ptf1a gene encoding pancreas transcription factor 1 subunit alpha, whose amino-acid sequence MDAVLLEHFPGGLDTFPSAYFDEEDFFTDQSSRDPLEDGDELLGDEQAEVEFLSHQLHEYCYRDGACLLLQSAPSAAPHALAPPPLGDPSEPEDSGGYCCEAGVPVGGFPYSPGSPPPCLAYPCTAVLSPGARLRGLNRAAAAAAARRRRRVRSEAELQQLRQAANVRERRRMQSINDAFEGLRSHIPTLPYEKRLSKVDTLRLAIGYINFLSELVQADLPLRGGGTGGCGGPGGSRHLGGDSPGNQAQKVIICHRGTRSPSPSDPDYGLPPLAGHSLSWTDEKQLKEQNIIRTAKVWTPEDPRKLNSKSFDNIENEPPFEFVS is encoded by the exons ATGGACGCCGTGCTGTTGGAGCACTTTCCCGGGGGCCTGGACACATTCCCGTCTGCTTACTTCGATGAGGAAGACTTCTTCACCGATCAGTCCTCTCGGGACCCACTGGAGGACGGCGACGAACTGCTGGGGGATGAGCAGGCGGAGGTGGAGTTCCTCAGTCACCAGCTGCACGAATACTGCTACCGCGACGGGGCGTGCCTGCTGCTGCAGTCCGCACCCTCGGCCGCCCCGCATGCGCTCGCTCCGCCGCCTTTGGGGGACCCCAGCGAGCCCGAGGACAGCGGCGGCTACTGTTGTGAGGCAGGGGTCCCCGTAGGCGGCTTCCCCTACTCGCCCGGCTCGCCGCCCCCGTGCCTTGCCTACCCTTGCACCGCGGTACTGTCCCCTGGAGCGCGGCTCCGTGGTCTGAACCGGGCGGCTGCAGCGGCGGCAGCACGGCGACGGCGACGCGTGCGCTCCGAGGCGGAGCTGCAGCAACTGCGACAAGCAGCCAATGTGCGCGAGCGGCGCCGCATGCAGTCCATAAACGACGCCTTCGAGGGACTGCGTTCGCACATCCCCACGCTGCCCTACGAAAAGCGCCTCTCCAAGGTAGACACGCTGCGCTTGGCCATAGGCTACATCAACTTCCTCAGCGAGCTGGTGCAGGCGGACCTGCCACTgcgcggtggtggcacaggtggTTGCGGGGGCCCAGGTGGCAGCAGGCACCTGGGCGGGGACAGCCCGGGTAACCAGGCCCAGAAGGTCATCATCTGCCATCGAGGCACCC gctcGCCCTCTCCCAGTGACCCGGATTATGGCCTCCCTCCTCTTGCTGGGCACTCTCTCTCATGGACTGATGAGAAACAgctcaaagaacaaaatattatCCGTACAGCTAAAGTGTGGACCCCAGAGGACCCCAGAAAACTCAACAGTAAATCTTTCGACAATATAGAGAACGAACCACCTTTTGAGTTTGTATCCTGA